One segment of Carya illinoinensis cultivar Pawnee chromosome 1, C.illinoinensisPawnee_v1, whole genome shotgun sequence DNA contains the following:
- the LOC122283985 gene encoding protein TOO MANY MOUTHS — translation MALFFSLPTTLLLLLLLLLLSSCLLPPALPFTVIMSDSSTLVDGPQSGFSMNKYGFRTDIREQEAVYDIMKATGNDWATNIPDVCRGRWHGIECMPDKDNVYHVVSLSFGALSDDTAFPTCDPTHSYISPSITKLPHIRTLFFYRCFSYNPQPIPAFLGQLGPTLQTLVLRENGHVGSIPSELGNLTRLRVLDLHRNNLNHTIPISLGLIAGLRSLDLSGNKLTGSIPGLSFPSLNILDLSQNLLMGSIPPAVGTCHSLIKMDFSRNRLSGPIPDSIDGLKDLMLMDLSYNRLSGPLPISLRSLISLQALIIKGNPMGSDAIPSDGFDGMKGLMILILSNMNLHGSIPESLGRLTNLRVLHLDGNQFNGSIPVNFKYLKNLSELRLNDNRLIGSVPFGREMVWRMKRKLRLFNNPGLCYKAGSGLDEDSDSGIGVCDVPRPETGRSVQHLSTLERYVPRTFNVSSDAVFKISVPVGLIQLATLLLCTFTLM, via the coding sequence ATGGCACTCTTTTTCTCACTTCCAACTACtctactgctgctgctgctgcttctgcTTCTTTCTTCGTGCCTATTGCCTCCTGCTCTGCCCTTTACAGTTATAATGTCCGATTCCTCAACCCTCGTTGATGGCCCACAGTCCGGGTTCTCCATGAACAAATACGGGTTCCGAACAGACATCCGTGAGCAAGAGGCAGTCTATGATATCATGAAGGCTACCGGGAATGATTGGGCCACCAACATCCCTGATGTGTGTCGTGGCCGGTGGCATGGCATCGAGTGCATGCCCGACAAGGATAATGTCTACCACGTTGTCTCCCTCTCCTTTGGGGCATTGTCCGACGACACTGCCTTCCCAACATGCGACCCGACACATTCTTATATTTCACCATCCATAACTAAGCTTCCACACATTAGGACCCTATTCTTTTACCGTTGTTTCAGTTACAACCCTCAGCCTATTCCAGCATTTTTAGGTCAATTGGGTCCAACACTACAAACTTTGGTGCTTAGAGAAAATGGCCATGTGGGCTCCATCCCTAGTGAACTAGGCAATCTTACCCGTTTAAGGGTCCTTGATCTTCACAGAAACAATCTCAATCATACGATTCCTATCTCACTAGGTCTGATAGCCGGTCTAAGGTCATTAGATCTAAGTGGGAACAAACTAACCGGTTCAATTCCCGGTTTAAGCTTCCCATCTTTGAATATTTTGGACCTTAGCCAAAATCTTTTGATGGGTTCAATCCCACCTGCTGTTGGAACTTGTCATTCCTTAATCAAAATGGATTTTAGTCGTAATCGTCTCAGCGGCCCAATCCCCGACTCAATTGATGGCTTAAAGGATCTTATGCTTATGGATTTGAGTTATAATCGTCTCTCGGGCCCACTTCCCATATCGCTTAGAAGCTTAATCTCTCTCCAAGCATTGATTATCAAAGGAAATCCAATGGGGTCTGATGCAATTCCCAGTGATGGATTCGATGGCATGAAAGGCTTAATGATCTTAATATTATCGAATATGAACCTACACGGTTCAATCCCAGAATCACTAGGCCGATTGACAAACCTTCGTGTCCTTCATCTTGATGGGAATCAATTCAACGGTTCAATTCCCGTTAACTTCAAGTACCTGAAGAATCTTAGCGAGTTAAGACTGAACGACAACCGGCTTATCGGGTCGGTTCCTTTTGGGAGAGAAATGGTATGGAGgatgaaaaggaaattaaggcTTTTCAACAATCCCGGACTGTGCTACAAAGCTGGGAGTGGCTTGGATGAAGATTCAGATTCGGGCATTGGTGTGTGTGACGTGCCAAGGCCAGAGACAGGAAGATCTGTACAGCATCTTTCAACACTTGAAAGATACGTACCAAGAACATTCAATGTCTCATCCGATGCAGTATTTAAAATTTCAGTTCCCGTTGGCTTGATTCAGCTGGCTACATTGCTGCTGTGTACTTTCACTTTAATGTAA
- the LOC122284017 gene encoding PTI1-like tyrosine-protein kinase At3g15890: protein MAFYSMFCCGNVSNRNERGKKPQTWRVFSLKELHAATNNFNYDNKLGEGGFGSVYWGQLWDGSQIAVKRLKVWSNKADMEFAVEIEVLARVRHKNLLSLRGYCAEGQERLIVYDYMLNLSLLSHLHGQHSAECLLNWNRRMSIAVGAAEGIAYLHHHSTPHIIHRDIKASNVLLDSDFQARVADFGFAKLIPDGVTHVTTRVKGTLGYLAPEYAMFGKANESCDVYSFGILLLELASGRKPIEKLSSTMKRSITDWALPLACEKNFDELVDPKLNGTYVEEELKRVVLVALICAHSRPEMRPTMLEVVELLKGLKEEKLAELEHIELFRPPQAADYNDGASVAEDSSDFISEEKDSKPEIEGGIGLRDEHNRAN from the exons ATGGCTTTTTACTCAATGTTTTGTTGCGGAAATGTTTCGAATCG GAATGAACGAGGGAAGAAGCCTCAAACGTGGAgggtattttcattgaaggagcTGCACGCAGCTACgaacaattttaattatgatAACAAGCTTGGAGAAGGGGGATTTGGTAGCGTCTACTGGGGTCAGCTTTGGGATGGATCACAA ATTGCAGTCAAAAGGTTGAAGGTTTGGAGCAACAAAGCGGATATGGAATTTGCTGTTGAGATTGAGGTACTGGCACGAGTGCGGCACAAGAATTTGCTAAGCTTACGTGGCTATTGTGCTGAGGGGCAAGAGCGTCTGATCGTGTATGACTACATGCTGAATTTAAGCCTGCTATCACATCTTCATGGACAGCACTCGGCAGAATGTCTTCTCAATTGGAACCGACGGATGAGTATTGCAGTTGGAGCTGCTGAGGGCATAGC CTATCTCCATCACCACTCCACCCCCCATATAATTCATAGGGACATCAAAGCGAGCAATGTGTTGCTAGATTCAGATTTTCAGGCTAGGGTTGCTGATTTTGGATTTGCAAAGTTAATCCCTGATGGTGTAACACATGTGACGACAAGAGTTAAGGGTACCCTTGGATACCTTGCGCCCGAATATGCTATGTTTGGGAAAGCAAATGAGAGTTGTGATGTCTACAGCTTTGGGATACTTCTGCTCGAGCTTGCTAGTGGCAGGAAACCCATTGAGAAATTGAGTTCAACAATGAAACGTTCAATTACTGATTGGGCGCTGCCATTGGCATGCGAGAAAAATTTTGATGAACTAGTAGATCCGAAGCTCAATGGTACGTATGTGGAGGAAGAGCTAAAAAGAGTGGTCTTGGTTGCACTCATATGTGCTCACAGTCGGCCTGAGATGAGACCCACGATGCTTGAGGTGGTGGAGCTTCTGAAGGGACTTAAGGAGGAGAAACTAGCTGAACTGGAACATATTGAGCTATTCAGGCCTCCTCAAGCTGCAGATTATAATGATGGGGCCTCGGTTGCTGAAGACAGCTCAGACTTCATCTCAGAGGAAAAAGATTCAAAACCGGAAATTGAGGGGGGGATCGGGCTTAGAGATGAACATAATCGCGCAAACTAA
- the LOC122284001 gene encoding pre-mRNA-processing-splicing factor 8A, which translates to MWNNGQIAPPGTTGSSIPPPPAAQPSYTVLPSPAEAEARLEEKARKWQQLNSKRYSDKRKFGFVETQKEDMPPEHVRKIIRDHGDMSSKKYRHDKRVYLGALKFIPHAVYKLLENMPMPWEQVRDVKILYHISGAITFVNEIPWVVEPIYLAQWGSMWIMMRREKRDRRHFKRMRFPPFDDEEPPLDYADNLLDVDPLEPIQLELDEEEDSAVCTWFYDHKPLVKTKLINGPSYRKWHLSLPIMATLHRLAGQLLSDLIDRNYFYLFDMESFFTAKALNMCIPGGPKFEPLYRDMEKGDEDWNEFNDINKLIIRSPLRTEYRIAFPHLYNNRPRKVKLCVYHTPMIMYIKTEDPDLPAFYYDPLIHPITSTNKERHEKKSRDEEDDDDFSLPEGVEPFLNDTQLYTDTTAAGVSLLFAPRPFNMRSGRMRRAEDIPLVSEWYKEHCPPSYPVKVRVSYQKLLKCFVLNELHHRPPKAQKKKHLFRSLQATKFFQTTELDWAEAGLQVCKQGYNMLNLLIHRKNLNYLHLDYNFNLKPVKTLTTKERKKSRFGNAFHLCREILRLTKLVVDANIQFRLGNVDAFQLADGLQYTFSHVGQLTGMYRYKYRLMRQIRMCKDLKHLIYYRFNTGPVGKGPGCGFWAPMWRVWLFFLRGIVPLLERWLGNLLARQFEGRHSKGVAKTVTKQRVESHFDLELRAAVMHDVLDAMPEGIKQNKARVILQHLSEAWRCWKANIPWKVPGLPVPIENMILRYVKSKADWWTNVAHYNRERIKRGATVDKTVCRKNLGRLTRLWLKAEQERQHNYLKDGPYVTPEEAVAIYTTTVHWLESRKFSPIPFPPLSYKHDTKLLILALERLKESYSVAVRLNQLQREELGLIEQAYDNPHEALSRIKRHLLTQRAFKEVGIEFMDLYSYLIPVYEIEPLEKITDAYLDQYLWYEGDKRHLFPNWIKPADSEPPPLLVYKWCQGINNLQGVWDTSEGQCVVMLQTKFEKFFEKIDLTMLNRLLRLVLDHNIADYVTAKNNVVLSYKDMSHTNSYGLIRGLQFASFVVQYYGLVLDLLLLGLTRASEIAGPPQMPNEFITYWDTKVETRHPIRLYSRYIDRVHILFRFTHEEARDLIQRYLTEHPDPNNENMVGYNNKKCWPRDARMRLMKHDVNLGRSVFWDMKNRLPRSITTLEWENSFVSVYSKDNPNLLFSMCGFEVRILPKIRMTQEAFSNTRDGVWNLQNEQTKERTAVAFLRVDDEHMKVFENRVRQILMSSGSTTFTKIVNKWNTALIGLMTYFREATVHTQELLDLLVKCENKIQTRIKIGLNSKMPSRFPPVIFYTPKEIGGLGMLSMGHILIPQSDLRYSQQTDVGVTHFRSGMSHEEDQLIPNLYRYIQPWESEFIDSQRVWAEYALKRQEAQAQNRRLTLEDLEDSWDRGIPRINTLFQKDRHTLAYDKGWRVRTDFKQYQVLKQNPFWWTHQRHDGKLWNLNNYRTDVIQALGGVEGILEHTLFKGTYFPTWEGLFWEKASGFEESMKYKKLTNAQRSGLNQIPNRRFTLWWSPTINRANVYVGFQVQLDLTGIFMHGKIPTLKISLIQIFRAHLWQKIHESVVMDLCQVLDQELDALEIETVQKETIHPRKSYKMNSSCADVLLFAAHRWPMSKPSLVAEPKDVFDQKASNKYWIDVQLRWGDYDSHDIERYTRAKFMDYTTDNMSIYPSPTGVMIGLDLAYNLHSAFGNWFPGSKPLLQQAMNKIMKSNPALYVLRERIRKGLQLYSSEPTEPYLSSQNYGEIFSNQIIWFVDDTNVYRVTIHKTFEGNLTTKPINGAIFIFNPRTGQLFLKVIHTSVWAGQKRLGQLAKWKTAEEVAALVRSLPVEEQPKQIIVTRKGMLDPLEVHLLDFPNIVIKGSELQLPFQACLKIEKFGDLILKATEPQMVLFNIYDDWLKSISSYTAFSRLILILRALHVNNEKAKMLLKPDKTIITEPHHIWPSLNDDQWMKVEVALRDLILSDYAKKNNVNTSALTQSEIRDIILGAEITPPSQQRQQIAEIEKQAKEASQLTAVTTRTTNVHGDELIVTTTSPYEQAAFGSKTDWRVRAISATNLYLRVNHIYVNSEDIKETGYTYIMPKNILKKFICIADLRTQIAGYLYGVSPPDNPQVKEIRCIAMPPQWGTHQQVNLPAALPEHDFLNDLEPLGWMHTQPNELPQLSPQDLTSHAKILENNKQWDGEKCIILTCSFTPGSCSLTAYKLTPSGYEWGRVNKDTGSNPHGYLPTHYEKVQMLLSDRFLGFYMIPDNGPWNYNFMGVKHAPSMKYGVKLGAPREYYHEDHRPTHFLEFSNLEEGETIAVGDREDTFS; encoded by the exons ATGTGGAACAACGGCCAGATTGCGCCGCCAGGGACCACTGGGTCCTCGATACCGCCTCCACCTGCGGCGCAGCCCTCGTACACGGTGCTACCATCGCCGGCCGAAGCAGAGGCTCGACTCGAGGAGAAGGCGAGGAAATGGCAGCAGCTCAATTCGAAGCGGTACAGCGACAAACGCAAGTTTGGGTTTGTCGAGACGCAGAAGGAGGACATGCCACCCGAGCACGTCAGGAAAATTATCAG AGATCATGGGGACATGTCCTCGAAGAAATATCGTCATGATAAACGTGTCTATCTTGGAGCCCTTAAATTCATTCCGCATGCAGTTTACAAACTTCTTGAAAATATGCCCATGCCATGGGAGCAG GTTCGTGATGTGAAGATTTTGTACCATATTTCTGGGGCAATTACATTTGTGAATGAAATACCATGGGTTGTAGAACCTATATATCTGGCTCAG TGGGGCTCAATGTGGATCATGATGCGAAGGGAGAAGAGAGATCGTAGACATTTCAAGAGAATGCGGTTTCCACCATTTGATGATGAAGAACCTCCACTAGACTATGCTGATAATCTTTTAGATGTTGATCCTCTGGAGCCTATCCAATTAGAGTtggatgaagaggaggattcTGCTGTATGTACTTGGTTTTATGACCACAAGCCTCTTGTGAAAACAAAGCTGATAAATGGTCCAAGTTACCGGAAATGGCATCTCTCGCTTCCTATAATGGCAACGCTTCATCGGCTTGCAGGACAGCTCCTTTCTGATTTAATTGATCGCAATTATTTCTACTTGTTTGACATGGAGTCATTTTTTACAGCCAAAGCGTTAAACATGTGTATACCTG GTGGACCTAAATTTGAGCCATTGTACCGTGACATGGAGAAAGGAGATGAAGATTGGAATGAGTTCAATGATATTAACAAGCTGATTATTAGATCACCTCTCAGGACAGAATACAGAATTGCATTTCCCCATCTCTATAACAATAGGCCCCGAAAAGTAAAGCTTTGTGTGTATCACACTCCTATGATCATGTACATAAAGACTGAGGATCCTGATTTACCTGCATTTTACTATGATCCTTTGATACACCCAATAACTAGCACTAACAAGGAGCGGCATGAAAAGAAAAGTCGTGATGAggaggatgatgatgattttAGCTTGCCGGAAGGAGTGGAACCTTTTCTGAATGACACTCAACTTTATACCGACACTACAGCTGCTGGTGTCTCCTTACTATTTGCCCCACGCCCTTTTAACATGAGATCTGGCCGGATGAGACGTGCAGAAGATATACCCCTTGTGTCAGAGTGGTATAAAGAGCATTG TCCTCCATCCTATCCAGTTAAAGTTCGGGTCAGCTATCAAAAATTGCTAAAATGCTTTGTGTTGAATGAACTGCATCACAGACCTCCCAAGGCTCAAAAGAAGAAGCACTTATTCCGATCTTTGCAAGCAACAAAGTTTTTCCAAACGACAGAACTTGACTGGGCTGAAGCTGGTCTTCAAGTTTGTAAGCAGGGCTATAACATGCTAAATCTGCTTATACAtaggaaaaatttgaattacctCCACCTCGATTACAATTTTAACCTGAAGCCTGTAAAGACCCTCACTACAAAAGAGCGAAAGAAATCACGTTTTGGTAATGCTTTCCATCTTTGCCGTGAAATTCTGCGTTTGACAAAGCTTGTAGTTGATGCAAATATCCAGTTCCGCTTGGGTAATGTGGATGCTTTCCAATTGGCTGATGGTTTGCAATATACATTCTCTCATGTTGGTCAACTGACTGGGATGTACCGATATAAGTACAGGCTTATGCGGCAGATCAGAATGTGCAAAGACTTGAAACACTTGATTTATTATCGGTTCAACACTGGTCCTGTTGGGAAAGGACCTGGATGTGGGTTTTGGGCACCGATGTGGAGGGTGTGGTTGTTCTTTCTTCGTGGTATAGTGCCACTCCTCGAACGGTGGTTAGGGAATTTACTTGCGCGTCAATTTGAAGGGCGCCATTCAAAAGGAGTGGCAAAAACTGTTACCAAGCAACGTGTTGAAAGCCATTTTGATTTGGAGCTTCGAGCAGCTGTTATGCATGATGTTCTTGATGCCATGCCAG AGGGCATCAAGCAGAATAAAGCTAGAGTGATATTGCAGCATCTCAGTGAGGCGTGGCGATGTTGGAAAGCAAACATTCCCTGGAAGGTTCCAGGTTTGCCGGTCCCCATTGAGAACATGATTCTTCGATATGTCAAATCAAAAGCAGACTGGTGGACGAATGTTGCTCACTATAATCGTGAGCGTATAAAAAGAGGAGCGACGGTTGATAAGACAGTTTGTCGGAAGAATCTTGGGAGACTGACTCGCCTTTGGCTTAAAGCAGAGCAG GAACGACAACACAACTATTTGAAAGACGGCCCATATGTTACACCAGAAGAAGCAGTTGCCATTTATACGACTACAGTGCATTGGTTGGAGTCAAGAAAGTTTTCTCCCATTCCATTCCCTCCATTGTCATATAAGCATGATACAAAACTACTTATTCTAGCTCTGGAGAGGTTGAAAGAATCTTACAGTGTGGCTGTGAGATTAAACCAGCTTCAGAGGGAAGAGTTGGGTCTCATTGAACAAGCTTATGATAACCCACATGAAGCACTGTCGCGAATTAAGCGTCACCTGCTCACTCAGCGTGCTTTCAAGGAG gTTGGCATAGAGTTCATGGATTTGTACAGCTATCTCATTCCCGTTTATGAGATTGAGCCTCTTGAGAAGATTACGGATGCATATCTTGATCAATATTTATGGTATGAAGGTGACAAACGCCATCTCTTTCCAAACTGGATCAAGCCTGCAGATTCGGAGCCTCCCCCACTTTTGGTCTATAAATGGTGTCAGGGTATAAACAATTTACAAGGTGTATGGGACACGAGTGAAGGGCAATGTGTTGTGATGCTTCAGACAAAGTTTGAGAAGTTCTTTGAGAAGATTGACTTGACAATGTTAAACAG GCTCTTGAGGTTGGTTCTTGACCACAACATTGCTGATTATGTCACTGCTAAGAACAATGTTGTGTTGTCTTACAAGGATATGAGTCACACAAACTCATATGGTCTTATACGTGGTCTCCAGTTTGCTTCTTTTGTTGTACAGTATTATGGACTTGTGCTGGATCTATTGCTACTTGGATTGACTCGAGCCAGTGAGATTGCTGGTCCTCCCCAGATGCCTAATGAGTTCATTACTTATTGGGACACGAAAGTTGAGACACGGCACCCTATTCGGCTGTATTCCCGATACATAGACAGGGTCCATATATTGTTCCGCTTCACCCATGAAGAGGCTCGAGACCTTATTCAGCGATATCTTACTGAGCATCCTGATCCTAACAATGAAAATATGGTTGGATATAACAATAAGAAGTGCTGGCCCAGAGATGCAAGAATGAGGCTCATGAAACATGATG TAAATCTTGGGAGGAGTGTTTTCTGGGATATGAAGAATCGTCTTCCTCGAAGTATCACAACATTGGAGTGGGAGAACAGCTTTGTATCAGTTTACAGCAAGGATAATCCGAATTTGCTCTTCAGCAT GTGTGGATTTGAAGTTCGGATACTTCCTAAAATAAGAATGACCCAAGAAGCATTCAGCAATACAAGAGATGGCGTTTGGAATCTGCAGAATGAACAGACCAAAGAACGGACTGCTGTTGCTTTCTTGCGGGTTGATGATGAACACATGAAGGTGTTTGAGAATCGTGTGAGGCAGATTCTAATGTCTTCTGGATCTACCACATTTACAAAAATTGTCAATAAATGGAATACAGCCCTGATAG GTCTCATGACTTATTTCCGTGAAGCCACTGTACATACTCAAGAACTGTTGGATTTGCTGGTtaaatgtgaaaataaaatCCAGACCCGTATAAAGATTGGGTTGAACTCAAAGATGCCTAGCAG GTTCCCGCCTGTCATTTTCTACACTCCAAAGGAAATCGGAGGACTAGGCATGCTTTCCATGGGTCACATATTGATTCCACAGAGTGACCTCCGTTACAGTCAGCAGACTGATGTTGGTGTAACTCACTTTAGGAGTGGAATGAGTCATGAAGAGGACCAGCTAATTCCCAATCTTTATCGATATATACAA CCATGGGAGAGTGAGTTCATAGATTCACAGCGTGTGTGGGCCGAATATGCACTAAAGAGACAGGAAGCTCAGGCACAAAATAGGCGTTTGACCCTTGAAGATTTGGAA GATTCATGGGACAGGGGAATTCCTCGGATAAATACTTTGTTTCAGAAGGATCGACATactttggcatatgacaaaggATGGAGGGTGCGCACTGACTTCAAGCAGTACCAAGTTCTAAAACAGAACCCTTTCTGGTGGACACACCAGAGGCATGACGGGAAACTTTGGAACTTGAACAACTATCGAACTGATGTCATCCAAGCTTTAGGAGGTGTTGAGGGAATTCTTGAGCATACCTTATTCAAAGGAACATA ctTTCCAACATGGGAAGGACTCTTCTGGGAAAAGGCATCAGGCTTTGAGGAATCAATGAAGTATAAAAAGCTGACAAATGCTCAGAGATCTGGTCTCAACCAGATCCCTAACCGTAGGTTCACTCTTTGGTGGTCACCTACAATAAATAGAGCAAATGTTTACGTGGGTTTCCAAGTCCAGTTGGATCTAACTGGCATCTTCATGCACGGGAAGATCCCTACCTTAAAGATTTCGCTGATTCAGATATTCCGTGCTCATTTGTGGCAAAAGATACATGAGAGTGTTGTCATGGATCTGTGTCAAGTTTTGGATCAGGAGTTAGATGCTTTGGAAATTGAAACTGTGCAGAAGGAAACAATACATCCGAGGAAGAGTTATAAAATGAACAGCTCTTGTGCAGACGTTCTTCTCTTTGCTGCTCATAGATGGCCAATGTCAAAACCTAGTCTTGTGGCCGAGCCAAAGGATGTGTTTGATCAGAAAGCAAGCAACAAGTACTGGATAGATGTGCAGCTCCGTTGGGGTGATTATGACTCTCACGATATTGAGCGTTACACCCGGGCCAAATTTATGGATTATACAACAGACAACATGTCTATATATCCATCTCCTACTG GTGTGATGATTGGACTTGATTTGGCCTATAACTTGCATTCTGCATTTGGCAATTGGTTTCCTGGGTCAAAGCCTCTGCTCCAGCAGGCGATGAATAAGATCATGAAG TCAAATCCAGCCTTGTATGTGTTGAGGGAGCGGATACGGAAAGGTTTACAGTTGTATTCTTCTGAGCCCACTGAGCCGTATTTGTCATCCCAGAATTATGGAGAGATCTTCAGCAACCAAATAATATGGTTTGTTGATGACACTAATGTATATCGGGTTACTATCCACAAGACATTTGAAGGAAATCTTACAACGAAACCCATCAATGGGGCCATCTTTATATTCAATCCAAGGACCGGACAGCTGTTTCTGAAG GTCATCCACACAAGTGTCTGGGCAGGGCAGAAGCGTCTTGGTCAGTTAGCCAAGTGGAAAACAGCAGAAGAAGTTGCTGCTCTTGTGCGGTCTTTGCCAGTTGAAGAACAACCGAAGCAGATTATAGTGACTCGTAAAGGAATGCTGGACCCATTGGAGGTTCACTTGCTGGATTTTCCCAACATAGTtattaaaggaagtgagctgcAGCTTCCTTTCCAGGCATGCTTGAAGATTGAAAAATTTGGTGATCTGATTTTGAAGGCTACAGAGCCACAAATGGTTCTTTTCAACATTTATGATGATTGGTTGAAAAGTATTTCTTCGTATACTGCATTCTCCCGGCTCATTTTGATACTGCGTGCACTTCATGTGAATAATGAGAAGGCAAAGATGTTACTAAAGCCCGACAAAACAATCATTACCGAGCCTCACCACATCTGGCCTTCTCTCAATGATGATCAATGGATGAAG GTAGAGGTTGCTCTTAGAGATCTCATACTCTCAGACTATGCCAAGAAGAACAATGTGAATACATCAGCCCTGACACAGTCTGAAATTCGTGATATCATACTTGGAGCTGAGATTACTCCACCTTCTCAACAGAGGCAGCAGATTGCTGAGATTGAGAAACAG GCAAAAGAAGCAAGTCAGCTGACAGCAGTGACAACAAGGACCACCAATGTGCATGGTGATGAACTGATTGTCACCACCACAAGTCCATATGAGCAAGCTGCATTTGGATCTAAGACAGATTGGCGTGTGAGAGCAATATCAGCAACAAATCTCTATCTTCGTGTCAATCATATTTATGTGAATTCTGAGGATATAAAG GAAACAGGATATACCTATATTATGCCAAAGAACATTTTGAAGAAGTTTATCTGCATAGCAGATCTTCGGACTCAAATTGCTGGCTACTTGTATGGTGTAAGTCCCCCTGACAACCCACAGGTTAAGGAAATCCGCTGTATTGCAATGCCGCCACAGTGGGGAACCCATCAACAAGTTAACCTTCCAGCAGCTCTCCCAGAGCATGATTTCCTGAATGACTTAGAGCCTTTGGGATGGATGCACACACAACCTAATGAACTTCCCCAGTTATCAccacag GATCTCACAAGTCATGCTAAGATCTTAGAAAACAACAAGCAATGGGATGGGGagaagtgcattattttgactTGCAGTTTCACTCCTGGTTCCTGCTCCTTAACTGCTTATAAGCTGACACCATCAGGGTATGAGTGGGGACGTGTGAACAAGGACACTGGAAGCAATCCTCATGGCTACCTTCCCACTCATTACGAGAAGGTCCAAATGCTCCTTAGTGACCGCTTCCTAGGCTTCTATATG ATTCCTGATAATGGTCCATGGAATTACAACTTCATGGGGGTGAAACATGCACCTAGTATGAAGTATGGGGTCAAGCTTGGGGCACCCCGTGAATATTATCACGAGGACCACAGGCCTACGCATTTCCTGGAGTTTAGCAACTTGGAGGAGGGAGAGACGATTGCTGTGGGAGATCGTGAAGACACCTTCTCATAG